Proteins from a genomic interval of Streptomyces fodineus:
- a CDS encoding DUF742 domain-containing protein: protein MTENQSGGPREPGSQWYDGEAGPLVRPYAMTGGRTQPGPTGVRFDLIALVTLDPAAPALDAAMLGPEHRTLIELCRTETQSVAELAADADLPVGVVRVLLGDLLELGCVVISRPVPPAHLPDERILREVIEGLRAL from the coding sequence ATGACCGAGAACCAGAGCGGCGGCCCGAGGGAGCCGGGCAGCCAGTGGTACGACGGCGAGGCCGGACCACTGGTGCGCCCGTACGCGATGACGGGCGGGCGCACCCAGCCCGGTCCCACCGGGGTGCGCTTCGACCTGATCGCCCTCGTCACCCTCGACCCCGCCGCACCGGCGCTCGACGCCGCCATGCTCGGCCCCGAACACCGGACTCTGATCGAGCTGTGCCGCACGGAGACACAGTCGGTCGCCGAACTCGCGGCGGACGCCGACCTTCCCGTCGGCGTCGTCAGGGTGCTCCTCGGTGACCTTCTGGAACTCGGCTGTGTGGTCATCAGCCGTCCCGTGCCCCCGGCACACCTGCCCGACGAACGGATACTGCGCGAGGTCATCGAGGGATTGCGAGCGCTGTAG
- a CDS encoding class I SAM-dependent methyltransferase: MSDHHTHVQEFFTARAADWDSRFPDDGPAYAAAVSDLGLRPGDRVLDAGCGTGRALPSLRTAVGPSGVVLGADLTPAMLKAAVRAGRHRDGRLVLADVAALPLRSGSLDAVFAAGLIAHLPRPEENLRELARVARPGGMLALFHPIGRAALAARQGRQITPDDLRARTNLGPLLGRSGWNMTSYIDEDTRFLALAMRE, translated from the coding sequence ATGAGCGACCACCACACACATGTCCAGGAGTTCTTCACCGCCCGGGCGGCCGACTGGGACAGCCGGTTCCCCGACGACGGTCCGGCGTACGCGGCGGCTGTCTCCGATCTCGGACTGCGGCCCGGCGACCGGGTGTTGGACGCGGGCTGCGGCACCGGGCGCGCCCTGCCTTCGCTGCGGACCGCCGTGGGCCCCTCCGGAGTGGTACTGGGTGCCGACCTGACGCCGGCGATGCTCAAGGCCGCCGTGCGGGCGGGCCGGCACCGGGACGGGCGGCTGGTGCTCGCGGACGTCGCCGCGCTGCCGCTGCGGTCCGGGTCCCTGGACGCCGTGTTCGCGGCCGGTCTGATCGCCCATCTGCCGCGCCCGGAGGAGAACCTGCGGGAGCTGGCCCGCGTGGCCCGGCCCGGCGGCATGCTCGCGCTGTTCCACCCCATCGGGCGCGCGGCCCTGGCGGCACGTCAGGGCCGGCAGATCACACCCGACGATTTGCGTGCCAGGACCAATCTCGGCCCGCTGCTGGGCCGTTCGGGGTGGAACATGACGTCGTACATCGACGAGGACACCCGTTTCCTGGCGCTCGCCATGCGTGAGTGA
- a CDS encoding roadblock/LC7 domain-containing protein has protein sequence MIQDPNTRAGQRSGELDWLLDDLVMRVSEVRHAVVLSNDGLAVGASTGLAREDAEHLAAVASGFNSLAKGAGRHFGAGGVRQTMVEMDDAFLFVAAAGDGSCLALLTAVTADIGLVAYEMARLVKRVGEHLYTAPRVAAQPPAAG, from the coding sequence ATGATCCAGGACCCGAACACGAGGGCCGGCCAGCGCTCCGGCGAACTGGACTGGTTGCTCGACGACCTGGTGATGCGCGTGAGCGAGGTGCGGCACGCCGTCGTACTCTCCAACGACGGGCTGGCCGTCGGCGCCTCCACCGGGCTCGCGCGGGAGGACGCCGAGCACCTCGCCGCCGTCGCCTCCGGCTTCAACAGCCTCGCCAAGGGCGCGGGACGGCACTTCGGAGCGGGCGGCGTGCGGCAGACCATGGTCGAGATGGACGACGCGTTCCTCTTCGTGGCCGCCGCCGGCGACGGTTCCTGCCTCGCCCTCCTCACCGCCGTCACGGCCGACATCGGACTGGTCGCCTACGAGATGGCTCGCCTGGTCAAGCGGGTCGGCGAGCACCTCTACACAGCGCCGCGTGTCGCCGCGCAGCCGCCCGCAGCCGGATGA
- a CDS encoding nitrate- and nitrite sensing domain-containing protein, with the protein MRPPRTTPKAGSPARPPRGRRAHAGSPAEEGAERPAGTARATARARAHRRHLRPRTVRAKVVSLLMVPVVSLLALWAYATVTTAQDVARLRQSQRVDAELRTPVAAAVTALQAERTAAVRYATAPGTGDGGDLQDLAARTDRAVAKLRLGRDNTVADSEELPAGVSGRLHAFVTGAEHLRALRTAVLGHKADWETAYAQYTTTIGAAFAVDGALTGIQQADVGSDARVLLEFSRAAEALAQEDTLLGGARTAGQLQGERLRLFGAAVAARRTLTEAVVADLPPAQGAAWQDLAGSDSYTALGAAEDRILAAGPGGKPADAAAQAAWSAAHARVQDGMQGIATDTGRAVAGRADPFTRGLLSPAGAAVLLGLAAVAASLVISVRIGRGLVVELVSLRNDALEIARRKLPEAMRRLRTGEEIDIDAEAPAGPPAEAETGQVSEALTTVHRAALRAAVERAELASGISGVFVNLARRSQVLVHRQLSLLDSMERRSDDPNELSDLFRLDHLTTRMRRHAESLIILSGAAPGRAWRMPVSLTNVVRAAVSEVEDYARVEVRQLPEAHVIGTAVADLTHLLAELVENAAQFSPPHTRVRVTGEPVGNGYALEIEDRGLGMGAETLAEANRRIEQSEALDLFDSDRLGLFVVSRLASRHDVKVHLRTSPYGGTTAVVLLPTAMLHSGSAEHASHQGEQARSGQERVYARVPDPSPHQETVAARPDRPALAATTPGRQGPVGEPGPHGGIDETPPPGVTALRLHRPSNDSETSDDLPRRVRQASLAPQLRRQPPEATAPETAPHGDQGRTPELVRDRMAAYRDGWVRGGGRRPGRGAARKPATGSDSSEGDPA; encoded by the coding sequence ATGCGCCCACCCCGTACGACCCCGAAAGCCGGCAGCCCGGCGCGTCCGCCGCGCGGCCGCCGTGCCCACGCCGGATCGCCCGCCGAGGAGGGTGCCGAGCGCCCGGCCGGCACAGCACGGGCCACGGCACGCGCGCGTGCGCACCGCCGGCACCTGCGCCCACGCACCGTGCGCGCCAAGGTGGTCAGCCTGCTGATGGTTCCCGTCGTCTCCCTGCTCGCGCTCTGGGCGTACGCCACCGTCACCACAGCCCAGGACGTCGCCCGGCTGCGGCAGTCCCAGCGGGTCGACGCCGAACTGCGCACCCCGGTGGCCGCGGCCGTCACCGCCCTCCAGGCCGAGCGCACCGCGGCCGTGCGCTACGCCACCGCCCCGGGCACGGGCGACGGCGGCGACCTCCAGGACCTGGCCGCCCGCACCGACCGGGCCGTGGCCAAGCTGCGGCTCGGCCGCGACAACACCGTCGCCGACAGCGAGGAACTTCCCGCCGGAGTCTCCGGGCGCCTCCACGCCTTCGTCACCGGGGCCGAGCACCTCCGCGCACTACGCACGGCCGTACTGGGCCACAAGGCCGACTGGGAGACGGCGTACGCGCAGTACACGACGACCATCGGCGCGGCCTTCGCCGTGGACGGCGCCCTCACCGGCATCCAGCAGGCCGACGTCGGCTCCGACGCGCGCGTGCTGCTCGAATTCAGCCGGGCCGCCGAGGCGCTGGCCCAGGAGGACACCCTCCTCGGCGGTGCGCGGACAGCGGGCCAACTGCAGGGCGAGCGGCTGCGGTTGTTCGGTGCCGCCGTCGCCGCCCGCCGTACCCTCACCGAGGCGGTTGTCGCCGATCTGCCTCCCGCCCAGGGCGCCGCCTGGCAGGACCTGGCCGGCAGTGACTCCTACACCGCCCTGGGCGCCGCCGAGGACAGGATCCTCGCCGCCGGACCGGGCGGCAAGCCGGCCGACGCGGCGGCGCAGGCCGCCTGGAGCGCCGCCCACGCGCGCGTGCAGGACGGCATGCAGGGCATCGCGACGGATACGGGCCGGGCCGTAGCGGGCCGCGCCGACCCGTTCACGCGTGGCCTGCTCAGCCCAGCGGGTGCCGCAGTCCTCCTCGGCCTGGCCGCCGTCGCCGCCTCGCTCGTCATCTCCGTCCGCATCGGACGCGGTCTGGTGGTCGAACTCGTGAGCCTGCGCAACGACGCCCTGGAGATCGCCCGCCGCAAACTCCCCGAAGCGATGCGCAGACTGCGCACGGGCGAGGAGATCGACATCGACGCGGAGGCGCCCGCAGGACCGCCCGCCGAGGCCGAGACGGGGCAGGTCTCGGAAGCCCTGACCACAGTCCACCGCGCCGCCCTGCGCGCCGCTGTGGAACGCGCCGAACTCGCCAGCGGAATCTCCGGCGTCTTCGTCAACCTGGCCCGCCGCAGCCAGGTACTGGTCCACCGTCAGCTCAGCCTCCTGGACAGCATGGAACGCCGCTCGGACGACCCCAACGAGCTGAGCGACCTGTTCCGCCTGGACCACCTCACCACGCGCATGCGGAGGCACGCCGAGAGCCTGATCATCCTCTCCGGCGCCGCGCCCGGTCGGGCCTGGCGCATGCCCGTGTCCCTGACCAACGTCGTACGGGCCGCCGTGTCGGAAGTCGAGGACTACGCGCGCGTGGAGGTACGCCAGCTCCCCGAGGCCCATGTCATCGGCACCGCCGTCGCCGACCTCACCCACCTGCTCGCCGAACTCGTGGAGAACGCCGCGCAGTTCTCACCGCCTCACACGCGCGTGCGCGTCACCGGCGAGCCCGTCGGCAACGGCTACGCCCTGGAGATCGAGGACCGGGGACTGGGCATGGGCGCCGAGACCCTCGCGGAGGCCAACCGCCGCATCGAACAGTCCGAGGCCCTCGACCTCTTCGACAGCGACCGGCTCGGACTCTTCGTGGTCAGCCGGCTCGCCTCCCGGCACGACGTCAAGGTGCACCTGCGTACCTCCCCGTACGGAGGCACCACCGCCGTCGTCCTGCTGCCCACCGCCATGCTGCACAGCGGCTCGGCCGAACACGCCTCCCACCAAGGTGAACAGGCCCGCTCCGGGCAGGAACGCGTGTACGCGCGCGTGCCCGATCCGAGCCCGCACCAGGAGACCGTCGCCGCCCGGCCGGACCGGCCCGCCCTCGCGGCCACCACTCCTGGCCGGCAGGGCCCCGTCGGCGAGCCCGGCCCACACGGCGGCATCGATGAAACCCCGCCACCCGGAGTCACCGCCTTGAGGCTGCACCGACCGTCGAACGACTCCGAGACATCCGACGACCTCCCGCGCCGTGTGCGCCAGGCGAGCCTTGCCCCCCAGCTCCGTCGGCAGCCCCCCGAAGCGACGGCGCCGGAGACCGCACCGCACGGCGACCAGGGGCGTACCCCCGAACTGGTACGGGACCGCATGGCGGCCTACCGAGACGGCTGGGTTCGCGGCGGCGGCAGACGGCCAGGCCGCGGCGCCGCCAGGAAACCCGCAACGGGCAGTGACAGCAGCGAAGGAGACCCGGCATGA
- a CDS encoding MHYT domain-containing protein: MGHLDHAAFGWLTPVLSYVMACTGAALGLRCTVRALATTGRSRRNWLVTAASAIGTGIWTMHFVAMLGFRVSGTDIRYDVPLTILSLLVAMVVVCAGVFAVGYSRDRTRALLLGGLTTGLGVASMHYLGMAAVRLHGVIRYDPVLVGVSVLIAVVAATAALWAGLNIKSPLAVTVASLVMGAAVSSMHYTGMFAVSVRVDPSGESLPGATAMQFIFPLAVGLGSYLFITSAFVALSPTADERAASASAQRPVESIAR, from the coding sequence ATGGGACACCTGGACCACGCCGCCTTCGGCTGGCTGACGCCCGTACTGTCGTACGTCATGGCCTGCACAGGCGCCGCGCTCGGACTGCGCTGCACGGTCCGCGCGCTCGCCACCACCGGCCGTTCGCGCCGCAACTGGCTCGTCACCGCGGCCTCCGCCATCGGGACGGGCATCTGGACCATGCACTTCGTGGCCATGCTCGGCTTCCGCGTCAGCGGCACCGACATCCGCTACGACGTGCCGCTGACCATCCTCAGCCTCCTCGTCGCCATGGTCGTCGTCTGCGCCGGCGTCTTCGCCGTCGGCTACAGCCGCGACCGTACCCGGGCGCTCCTGCTCGGCGGACTCACCACCGGGCTGGGCGTCGCCAGCATGCACTACCTGGGCATGGCGGCGGTCCGGCTGCACGGCGTCATCAGGTACGACCCCGTCCTCGTCGGAGTGTCGGTGCTGATCGCCGTCGTGGCGGCGACCGCGGCACTGTGGGCCGGCCTCAACATCAAGTCGCCCCTCGCGGTCACCGTCGCCTCCCTCGTCATGGGAGCGGCCGTCAGCAGCATGCACTACACCGGGATGTTCGCGGTGAGCGTGCGTGTGGACCCCTCCGGCGAGAGCCTTCCCGGGGCCACGGCGATGCAGTTCATCTTCCCCCTCGCCGTCGGCCTCGGGTCCTACCTGTTCATCACCTCGGCCTTCGTCGCCCTCTCACCCACGGCCGACGAGCGAGCGGCCTCCGCCTCCGCCCAGCGGCCCGTCGAGAGCATCGCCCGCTAG
- a CDS encoding GTP-binding protein has product MVSEHSDAGGDTSALALKILVAGGFGVGKTTLVGAVSEIRPLRTEELLSEAGQLVDDTDGVDHKVTTTVAMDFGRITIRSGLSLYLFGTPGQDRFWFLWDELSQGALGAVVLADTRRLEDCFPAVDYFEHRHIPFVVAVNCFAGARTYGAHDVSRALDLDRGTPVVLCDARDRDSGKEVLIRLVEYAGRVHTARLLDSVG; this is encoded by the coding sequence ATGGTCTCCGAGCACTCCGACGCCGGCGGCGACACCTCCGCCCTGGCGCTGAAGATACTGGTCGCCGGCGGGTTCGGCGTCGGCAAGACGACCCTGGTCGGGGCCGTCAGCGAGATCCGGCCGCTGCGCACCGAGGAACTCCTCAGCGAGGCAGGGCAGCTCGTGGACGACACCGACGGCGTGGACCACAAGGTCACCACCACCGTCGCCATGGACTTCGGGCGCATCACCATCCGCTCCGGTCTGTCCCTCTACCTATTCGGCACACCGGGACAGGACCGCTTCTGGTTCCTCTGGGACGAGTTGTCCCAGGGCGCCCTCGGTGCCGTCGTCCTCGCGGACACCCGGCGCCTTGAGGACTGCTTCCCCGCGGTCGACTATTTCGAGCACCGGCACATCCCGTTCGTGGTCGCCGTCAACTGCTTCGCGGGAGCCCGCACCTACGGCGCGCACGACGTCTCGCGCGCCCTCGACCTCGACCGGGGAACACCCGTGGTGCTGTGCGACGCGCGCGACCGGGACTCCGGCAAGGAAGTCCTGATCCGGCTCGTCGAGTACGCCGGGCGGGTGCACACCGCCCGGCTCCTGGACTCGGTCGGCTGA
- a CDS encoding oxygenase MpaB family protein — MKRFELLGRIRRLDPVADAREIYRLSTAFEFPWDYTRALELALYRTYAVPSIGRLLARTAELTERTQKRYDDTVLLLDTIVEHGFAAEEGRTAIRRINQMHRSYDIGDDDMRYVLSTFVVVPRRWIDAYGWRRLSRHEVVATTEYYRTLGRHMGIPDIPGTYEEFEALLDAYEEEHFGWDEQARQVSDATLDLMASWYPRPLAPLLRTATLALLDEPLLRAFRYTPPGAATTALVRRAVRTRGRLVRLLPPRRSPHFARQNREIKGYPDGYRVADLGTRPVPGLRGCPVRHRDTSAADAVE, encoded by the coding sequence GTGAAGCGCTTCGAGCTACTCGGACGGATCCGCCGGCTGGACCCGGTGGCGGACGCACGGGAGATCTACCGGCTCAGTACCGCGTTCGAGTTCCCCTGGGACTACACCCGCGCACTCGAGCTGGCCCTGTACCGCACCTACGCCGTGCCGAGCATCGGGCGACTGCTCGCGCGGACGGCGGAGCTCACCGAGCGCACGCAGAAGCGGTACGACGACACCGTGCTGCTCCTCGACACCATCGTCGAGCACGGTTTCGCCGCGGAGGAGGGTCGTACGGCGATCCGCCGCATCAATCAGATGCACCGCAGCTACGACATCGGCGACGATGACATGCGGTACGTGCTGAGCACCTTCGTCGTGGTGCCCAGGCGCTGGATCGACGCCTACGGCTGGCGGCGGCTGTCCCGGCACGAGGTCGTCGCCACCACCGAGTACTACCGCACCCTCGGACGACACATGGGCATCCCGGACATTCCCGGCACGTACGAGGAGTTCGAGGCGCTCCTCGACGCCTACGAGGAGGAACACTTCGGCTGGGACGAGCAGGCCCGGCAGGTCTCCGACGCCACGCTCGACCTGATGGCGTCCTGGTATCCGCGTCCGCTGGCGCCCTTGCTGCGCACTGCGACGCTCGCCCTGCTCGATGAGCCGCTGCTGCGTGCGTTCCGCTACACCCCTCCCGGCGCGGCCACCACGGCACTGGTGCGCCGGGCCGTACGCACGCGTGGCCGGCTCGTCCGGCTGCTGCCGCCGCGCCGCTCCCCGCACTTCGCACGCCAGAACCGGGAGATCAAGGGCTATCCGGACGGCTACCGGGTGGCCGACCTCGGCACTCGCCCGGTACCGGGGCTGCGTGGGTGCCCGGTGCGGCACCGTGACACCTCAGCGGCTGACGCCGTCGAGTGA
- a CDS encoding ROK family transcriptional regulator has product MTAPLHEARPPGAGRTLPDTQQGMRRRNLARVMHAVSDGGSLSRAAVASRIGLTRAAVSTLVDELIRWGLLEELGPERPGRVGRPGSALAVSGRGPAGIGAEIGVDHLAVCAVDLRGAVRARAVRHGANRGRTPAPVVEELTELVRRVVAEAEREALWPAGLAVAVPGLVARDGRTVVRAPNLDWHDTDLGTLLPGGWPLTVDNEANFGALAELWLGEGTPHDFLHVSAEIGIGGAVVVDGGLLRGTRGFAGELGHIPVRPDGPPCPCGGRGCLEQYAGEEAVLRAAGLDPGEDLVGLLAGRAEQGDASVRAALRDAGTALGIALTGAVNLLDPETVVLGGALAGLSPWLLPSLEAELTERTAGPPCPVTVSRLGPEGPLLGAAHSVVRGVLDDPAVVAERS; this is encoded by the coding sequence ATGACCGCACCGCTGCACGAGGCCCGCCCGCCGGGCGCCGGCCGCACCCTGCCGGACACCCAGCAGGGCATGCGCCGGCGCAACCTGGCCCGGGTGATGCACGCCGTCAGCGACGGGGGTTCGCTGTCGCGGGCCGCGGTCGCCTCGCGCATCGGGCTGACCCGGGCGGCCGTGTCGACGCTGGTGGACGAGCTGATCCGGTGGGGGCTGCTGGAGGAGCTGGGCCCGGAGCGGCCGGGCCGGGTGGGCCGGCCCGGGTCGGCGCTCGCGGTGAGCGGCCGCGGTCCGGCCGGGATCGGGGCCGAGATCGGCGTCGACCACCTCGCGGTCTGCGCGGTCGACCTGCGCGGCGCGGTCCGCGCCCGGGCCGTGCGGCACGGAGCGAACCGGGGACGCACTCCCGCACCGGTGGTCGAGGAGCTGACGGAACTGGTACGCCGGGTCGTCGCGGAGGCGGAACGGGAGGCGCTGTGGCCCGCCGGGCTCGCGGTCGCCGTGCCCGGGCTCGTGGCCCGGGACGGTCGTACGGTCGTACGCGCCCCGAACCTCGACTGGCACGACACCGACCTCGGCACCCTGCTGCCCGGGGGGTGGCCGCTCACCGTGGACAACGAGGCCAACTTCGGTGCGCTCGCGGAGCTGTGGCTCGGAGAGGGCACTCCGCACGACTTCCTGCACGTGTCGGCCGAGATCGGCATCGGCGGCGCGGTTGTCGTGGACGGCGGACTGCTGCGCGGCACCCGCGGCTTCGCGGGCGAGCTGGGCCACATACCCGTACGGCCGGACGGGCCGCCCTGTCCGTGCGGTGGACGGGGCTGCCTGGAGCAGTACGCGGGCGAGGAGGCGGTGCTGCGCGCGGCAGGGCTGGATCCGGGCGAGGATCTGGTGGGCCTGCTCGCGGGGCGCGCCGAGCAGGGCGACGCGAGCGTACGGGCAGCCCTGCGGGACGCCGGTACGGCGCTGGGCATCGCCCTGACCGGGGCGGTGAACCTCCTCGACCCCGAGACGGTGGTGCTCGGCGGCGCGCTGGCCGGCCTCTCCCCCTGGCTGCTGCCGTCGCTGGAGGCGGAACTGACGGAACGTACGGCGGGCCCACCCTGCCCGGTGACGGTGTCCCGGCTGGGCCCGGAGGGCCCCCTGCTGGGCGCGGCGCACTCGGTCGTCCGGGGCGTACTGGACGATCCGGCGGTGGTGGCGGAACGATCCTGA
- the xylB gene encoding xylulokinase — protein MSAAEGPLVVGVDTSTQSTKALVVDAATGQVVASGQAPHIVSSGAGRESDPRQWWDALCEALSQCGDAAHEAAAVSIGGQQHGLVTLDERGEPVRPALLWNDVRSAPQARRLVEELGGPKAWAERTGSVPGASFTVTKWAWLAEHEPESVRATRAVRLPHDYLTERLTGQGTTDRGDASGTGWWASGTEAYDAETLAHVGLDPALLPRVVRPGEVAGTVRHNHDLPFSKGTLVAPGTGDNAAAALGLGLRPGTPVLSLGTSGTVYAVSRHRPADPTGTVAGFADAHGDWLPLACTLNCTLAVDRVAALLGRDRDAVEPGGSVTLLPYLDGERTPNLPNASGLLHGLRHDTTAGQVLQAAYDGAVHALLGALDLVLDEDADRSTPLLLIGGGARGTTWQQTVRRLSGRPVQVPEARELVALGAAAQAAGLLTGEDPAAVARRWNTAAGPVLEAVERDRETLERITGVLSDAAPLLARATETTPRP, from the coding sequence ATGTCAGCAGCCGAGGGTCCGCTTGTCGTCGGCGTGGACACATCAACCCAGTCCACGAAGGCACTGGTCGTCGACGCGGCCACCGGCCAGGTGGTGGCGAGCGGCCAGGCTCCGCACATCGTGTCCTCCGGCGCGGGTCGCGAGAGCGATCCACGCCAGTGGTGGGACGCGCTGTGCGAGGCGCTCAGCCAGTGCGGTGACGCGGCGCACGAGGCGGCGGCGGTGTCGATCGGAGGCCAGCAGCACGGCCTGGTCACGCTGGACGAGCGGGGCGAGCCGGTGCGTCCGGCGCTGCTGTGGAACGACGTCCGCTCGGCACCGCAGGCCCGCCGGCTGGTCGAGGAACTAGGCGGGCCGAAGGCCTGGGCCGAGCGCACCGGCAGCGTGCCCGGCGCGTCGTTCACGGTCACCAAGTGGGCATGGCTGGCCGAGCACGAGCCGGAATCGGTCCGCGCGACCAGGGCGGTGCGGCTCCCCCACGACTACCTCACCGAGCGCCTGACCGGACAGGGCACGACCGACCGCGGCGACGCGTCCGGCACCGGCTGGTGGGCGTCCGGGACGGAGGCGTACGACGCGGAGACCCTCGCACACGTCGGTCTCGACCCGGCGCTGCTGCCCCGGGTGGTACGGCCCGGAGAGGTGGCCGGCACCGTGCGCCACAACCACGACCTGCCGTTCTCCAAGGGCACGCTGGTCGCCCCCGGCACCGGCGACAACGCGGCGGCGGCCCTCGGTCTCGGACTGCGGCCCGGCACCCCGGTGCTCAGCCTCGGCACGTCCGGCACGGTGTACGCCGTCTCCCGGCATCGCCCGGCCGATCCGACCGGCACGGTGGCGGGGTTCGCCGACGCGCACGGGGACTGGCTGCCCCTGGCCTGCACCCTGAACTGCACCCTCGCCGTGGACCGCGTCGCGGCGCTGCTGGGCCGGGACCGCGACGCGGTGGAGCCCGGAGGCTCGGTGACCCTGCTGCCGTACCTGGACGGCGAGCGCACCCCGAACCTGCCCAACGCCTCCGGCCTGCTGCACGGCCTGCGCCACGACACGACCGCCGGGCAGGTGCTGCAGGCCGCATACGACGGCGCCGTGCACGCGCTGCTCGGCGCGCTCGACCTGGTCCTGGACGAGGACGCGGACCGCAGCACCCCCCTGCTGCTGATCGGCGGCGGGGCGCGGGGGACGACCTGGCAGCAGACGGTACGGCGCCTGTCGGGGCGGCCGGTCCAGGTCCCCGAGGCCAGGGAACTGGTCGCCCTCGGGGCCGCGGCACAGGCCGCCGGCCTGCTGACCGGCGAGGACCCGGCCGCGGTGGCGCGCCGCTGGAACACGGCCGCGGGGCCGGTGCTGGAGGCCGTGGAGCGGGACCGGGAGACGCTGGAGCGGATCACCGGGGTACTCTCCGACGCGGCCCCGCTGCTGGCGCGGGCGACGGAGACCACGCCGCGCCCATGA
- a CDS encoding PPOX class F420-dependent oxidoreductase translates to MAQKMTDEEWRAFVSDGTRTGKLSTVRADGSPHVAPIWFLLDGDELVFNTGKETVKGRNLARDGRIALCVDDDRPPFHFVVLNGRARLSEDLDQVRHWATRIAARYMGEDRAEEYGARNGVPGELLVRAAIDQVVAVKDLAA, encoded by the coding sequence ATGGCACAGAAGATGACCGACGAGGAATGGCGGGCGTTCGTCTCGGACGGCACCCGGACCGGCAAACTGTCCACCGTTCGCGCCGATGGGAGCCCTCATGTGGCCCCGATCTGGTTTCTGCTGGACGGGGACGAACTGGTCTTCAATACCGGTAAGGAAACGGTGAAGGGGCGCAATCTCGCCCGTGACGGACGGATCGCCCTGTGTGTGGACGACGATCGGCCGCCGTTCCACTTCGTCGTGCTGAACGGCCGCGCCCGACTGTCGGAGGATCTGGACCAGGTGCGTCATTGGGCCACCCGGATCGCCGCCCGGTACATGGGCGAGGACCGCGCCGAGGAGTACGGCGCCCGCAACGGCGTTCCGGGGGAGCTGCTGGTGCGGGCCGCCATCGACCAGGTGGTGGCCGTGAAGGATCTGGCGGCCTGA
- the xylA gene encoding xylose isomerase — MSYQPTPEDRFTFGLWTVGWQGRDPFGDVTRRALDPVETVQRLAGLGAYGVTFHDDDLIPFGSSDTERESHIKRFRQALDATGMTVPMATTNLFTHPVFKDGAFTANDRDVRRYALRKTIRNIDLAVELGAKTYVAWGGREGAESGAAKDVRAALDRMKEAFDLLGEYVTSQGYAIRFAIEPKPNEPRGDILLPTVGHALAFIERLERPELYGVNPEVGHEQMAGLNLPHGIAQALWAGKLFHIDLNGQSGIKYDQDLRFGAGDLRAAFWLVDLLESAGYEGPRHFDFKPPRTEDLDGVWASAAGCMRNYLILKERSAAFRADPEVQEALRASRLDQLAQPTAGDGLQALLADRTAFEDFDVAAAAARGMAFERLDQLAMDHLLGARG; from the coding sequence ATGAGCTATCAGCCCACCCCCGAGGACAGGTTCACCTTCGGCCTGTGGACCGTCGGCTGGCAGGGAAGGGACCCGTTCGGCGACGTCACCCGCCGCGCCCTGGACCCGGTCGAGACGGTGCAGCGCCTGGCCGGGCTGGGCGCCTACGGGGTGACCTTCCACGACGACGACCTGATCCCCTTCGGCTCCTCGGACACCGAGCGCGAGTCGCACATCAAGCGGTTCCGCCAGGCCCTGGACGCCACCGGCATGACCGTCCCGATGGCCACCACGAACCTCTTCACGCACCCCGTCTTCAAGGACGGCGCGTTCACCGCCAACGACCGGGACGTGCGCCGTTACGCGCTGCGCAAGACCATCCGCAACATCGACCTGGCGGTGGAACTGGGCGCGAAGACGTACGTCGCCTGGGGTGGCCGCGAAGGAGCGGAGTCAGGCGCCGCCAAGGACGTACGCGCCGCCCTGGACCGTATGAAGGAGGCCTTCGACCTCCTCGGCGAGTACGTCACCTCCCAGGGCTACGCCATCCGCTTCGCCATCGAGCCCAAGCCGAACGAGCCGCGCGGTGACATCCTGCTGCCCACCGTCGGCCACGCGCTGGCCTTCATCGAGCGCCTGGAGCGCCCGGAACTGTACGGCGTGAACCCGGAGGTGGGTCATGAACAGATGGCGGGCCTGAACCTCCCGCACGGCATCGCGCAGGCCCTGTGGGCGGGCAAGCTGTTCCACATCGACCTCAACGGCCAGTCCGGCATCAAGTACGACCAGGACCTGCGGTTCGGCGCCGGCGATCTGCGGGCGGCGTTCTGGCTGGTCGACCTGTTGGAGAGCGCCGGCTACGAAGGGCCGCGCCACTTCGACTTCAAGCCGCCGCGGACCGAGGACCTCGACGGTGTGTGGGCGTCGGCCGCGGGCTGTATGCGCAACTACCTCATCCTCAAGGAGCGTTCGGCGGCCTTCCGGGCCGACCCGGAGGTCCAGGAGGCGCTGCGTGCCTCGCGCCTGGACCAGCTGGCCCAGCCGACCGCGGGCGACGGCCTGCAGGCCCTGCTCGCCGACCGCACGGCCTTCGAGGACTTCGACGTCGCGGCGGCCGCCGCACGCGGCATGGCCTTCGAGCGTCTCGACCAGCTCGCCATGGACCACCTGCTCGGCGCACGGGGCTGA